In one Dermacentor albipictus isolate Rhodes 1998 colony chromosome 4, USDA_Dalb.pri_finalv2, whole genome shotgun sequence genomic region, the following are encoded:
- the LOC135915800 gene encoding zinc finger protein 675-like, protein MSTHNFEKIRKYFSDKEWQDLSSTKKLRYANQKTNYDIMVKLGAEQHEVSRHAVFYCDTCGAYPCSAEHLEGRPMPQNVQRPQGKHKCGYCPYSTNHTGNLVAHERTHTGQRPFICDVCQKDFPQASSLNQHLNIHGQIKPYVCADCGLGFNASSNFARHRKLHSNVMQAYKCLVCCKSFSRKDNLKRHILCHALTERHIRL, encoded by the exons ATGTCGACGCACAATTTTGAAAAGATACGCAAGTACTTCAGCGACAAAGAATGGCAGGATCTGTCCAGTACCAAGAAGCTTCGTTACGCCAACCAAAAGACGAACTACGACATCATGGTCAAGCTCG GAGCTGAGCAGCACGAGGTCTCCAGGCATGCGGTATTCTACTGCGACACATGTGGTGCTTACCCGTGCTCAGCTGAACACTTGGAGGGACGCCCAATGCCGCAAAATGTTCAACGGCCACAAGGGAAGCACAAATGCGGCTACTGCCCCTACTCAACCAATCACAC CGGCAACCTTGTTGCCCACGAGAGGACTCACACGGGTCAGCGACCATTCATCTGCGATGTATGCCAGAAGGACTTCCCCCAGGCCAGCAGCCTTAACCAGCACCTTAACATTCACGGCCAAATTAAGCCCTACGTTTGCGCAGACTGCGGCCTCGGCTTCAACGCTTCCTCCAACTTTGCGCGCCACCGGAAACTGCATTCGAATGTCATGCAGGCCTACAAGTGTTTGGTCTGCTGCAAGAGCTTCAGCCGGAAGGACAACCTGAAGCGCCACATTCTGTGCCACGCATTGACAGAGAGGCATATCCGGCTGTAG
- the LOC135915801 gene encoding uncharacterized protein isoform X3, protein MGEESIMESQVSTEGSSPPKTTKVDTLPKATAQKTVANTETRPMPKITTPTSTPLPTTTPRPTTTPRPTTTPRLTTTPHPTTTPRPTTTLRPTTTLRPTTTPRSTATHRPTTTLRPTTTPRPTTKRRPTTTPLPRTPSTTTTRKPTLFCVFGPQFTSAAVIKQQICEYAVYDGSTFHGAVWPAYGHRQLDIFFMAFGSMSRTTAGLSFNADHPSDPQSTVQQLAKGGAAELQRFVNRVPPCVALGFLNVNFAPTKVDTFLVAMKVMYDAISNHARRLLFFGAYIHTTRSGERLAQEAQSIQNLGLVILQTHITPAISILSAKCKVHLISYKSGQGHQDVPSFAVADYTVNKFRALAGNFSIVFSSSLGVMVYVAKEKAVYGDKNSSGQVCERGYLSDHDFLCTAMNAQRANVDIAESACYQIYNQHNRYHFVTWEDMNTIGPKIKDYINRTDGWAVFHPDLDVRRVCGSEKDMERVIAFYTAVKNRYGG, encoded by the exons GTAGCTCACCACCGAAGACGACCAAAGTGGATACACTACCGAAGGCGACAGCTCAGAAGACAGTCGCCAATACTGAAACTCGACCGATGCCGAAGATTACGACGCCTACTTCTACGCCTCTTCCCACTACGACGCCTCGTCCCACTACGACACCCCGTCCCACTACGACGCCCCGTCTCACTACTACGCCCCACCCCACTACTACGCCTCGCCCCACAACTACGCTTCGTCCCACTACAACGCTTCGTCCCACTACAACGCCTCGCTCCACTGCAACACACCGTCCCACTACGACGCTTCGCCCTACCACTACGCCTCGCCCCACGACAAAGCGTCGCCCTACCACTACGCCTCTACCTAGGACACCGAGTACTACCACTACGCGCAAGCCTACGCTGTTCTGTGTGTTTGGCCCGCAATTTACAAGTGCTGCTGTCATCAAACAACAAATATGCGAGTACGCCGTATACGACGGCTCTACCTTTCACGGTGCTGTATGGCCTGCCTATGGCCATCGCCAGCTCGATATCTTTTTCATG GCATTCGGGAGCATGTCCCGCACCACTGCCGGCTTGAGCTTCAACGCCGACCACCCGTCGGACCCGCAGAGCACTGTGCAACAGCTCGCCAAGGGTGGAGCTGCAGAATTGCAACGCTTCGTTAATCGAGTACCCCCTTGCGTCGCTTTGGGATTCCTCAACGTTAACTTCGCCCCTACAAAAGTGGACACGTTCCTCGTAGCGATGAAG GTGATGTATGACGCAATAAGCAACCACGCCAGACGTTTGCTCTTCTTCGGAGCCTACATACACACCACACGTTCAGGGGAGAGACTCGCCCAAGAAGCGCAAAGTATACA GAACCTTGGCCTCGTCATCTTGCAGACGCACATCACGCCCGCCATAAGCATCCTTTCGGCGAAATGCAAGGTGCATCTGATTTCATACAAGTCAGGTCAGGGTCACCAGGACGTGCCCTCCTTC GCCGTGGCCGATTACACGGTCAACAAATTCAGAGCTCTGGCGGGCAACTTCAGCATCGTGTTCTCCTCGTCCCTGGGCGTCATGGTGTACGTGGCGAAGGAGAAAGCCGTTTACGGTGACAAGAATTCCAGCGGTCAAGTATGCGAGCGCGGCTACTTGTCCGACCACGATTTCTTGTGCACAGCAATGAACGCCCAACGCGCTAACGTCGACATCGCAGAATCGGCGTGCTATCAGATCTACAACCAGCACAACAGGTACCACTTCGTTACCTGGGAGGACATGAATACGATAGGGCCCAAG atcAAAGACTACATCAACAGAACTGATGGGTGGGCCGTCTTTCATCCCGACTTAGACGTTCGCAGGGTCTGCGGTTCCGAAAAGGACATGGAGCGTGTGATTGCCTTTTACACGGCTGTAAAGAACCGCTATGGAGGATAA